One segment of Kogia breviceps isolate mKogBre1 chromosome 14, mKogBre1 haplotype 1, whole genome shotgun sequence DNA contains the following:
- the FAM217B gene encoding protein FAM217B, whose protein sequence is MNAGPSWNKVQRPKNSRKRQSKSQVPHISSQLKSSLGGCVPQSTEDKLKESISPEGNPQRSPLGYRCRGSSGNKLFLDFQTMKIIQEDAEEDSASDLSDSERIPIPPSPLTPPDLHLRAEEIDAVHFDLHPGQGPTRPEYCYPDFLPAPCNSWDLRDMAVLLHSERRTEAVPRTGGLLGKYIDRLVQLEWLQIQTVQCEKGKGAKARPPTAPGTSGALKSPGRSKLIANALSRPQQEGPPKSGPSRKKDVHREEVHPSCYTCEASTKPLDVLSSGRLCSQKQTLDVQTEEKKKKSNKSSKLQHWDLSRGDGDDPKIESSVNLRFPRQPAVIGDPTDTYQASGAPAHASLKKKGNANNCARATISSEKKLKTNGVKQNTYKFKS, encoded by the coding sequence ATGAATGCAGGCCCCTCTTGGAATAAAGTACAGCGTCCAAAGAATTCAAGAAAAAGGCAGAGTAAATCCCAAGTCCCCCACATCTCGTCCCAGCTGAAAAGCAGTCTTGGAGGATGTGTCCCCCAATCAACTGAGGATAAACTGAAGGAAAGCATTTCACCGGAAGGAAACCCCCAAAGGAGTCCCCTTGGCTACAGGTGTCGGGGGTCCTCAGGGAACAAGTTGTTTCTGGACTTTCAGACGATGAAAATTATCCAAGAAGATGCTGAGGAGGACAGTGCCAGTGATCTCTCTGATTCAGAAAGAATCCCCATCCCGCCTTCTCCCCTCACACCTCCAGATCTTCACCTTCGAGCCGAAGAGATCGACGCGGTTCACTTCGATCTGCACCCGGGGCAGGGTCCCACCCGGCCCGAATACTGCTACCCTGACTTCCTCCCGGCCCCGTGTAACTCCTGGGACCTGCGGGACATGGCCGTGCTCCTGCACTCTGAGCGCAGGACAGAGGCCGTGCCCAGAACCGGTGGGCTGCTGGGGAAGTACATCGACAGGCTTGTCCAGCTTGAGTGGCTGCAGATCCAGACTGTCCAGTGCGAGAAAGGAAAGGGGGCCAAGGCGAGGCCTCCCACTGCCCCTGGGACCTCGGGGGCTCTGAAAAGCCCTGGGAGAAGCAAGCTGATTGCCAACGCTCTGTCCAGGCCTCAGCAGGAAGGGCCTCCGAAGTCAGGCCCTTCGCGAAAGAAAGACGTGCACCGCGAAGAAGTCCATCCGTCCTGTTACACGTGTGAGGCTTCCACCAAGCCCCTCGATGTGCTGAGTAGCGGCAGACTGTGTTCTCAGAAGCAAACCCTGGACGTGcagacagaggagaaaaaaaagaaatccaacaaGAGCTCCAAGCTGCAGCACTGGGATCTGTCCCGCGGGGACGGCGACGACCCTAAGATCGAGAGCAGCGTGAACCTTCGCTTTCCCAGGCAGCCAGCGGTGATCGGGGACCCCACAGACACCTACCAGGCCTCCGGGGCGCCAGCACATGCAAGTCTTAAGAAAAAGGGAAACGCAAATAATTGTGCTCGAGCCACTATATCCAGCGAGAAAAAGCTCAAAACAAATGgagtaaaacaaaacacatacaaaTTCAAATCATAA